The Acidianus infernus genome window below encodes:
- the hisA gene encoding 1-(5-phosphoribosyl)-5-((5-phosphoribosylamino)methylideneamino)imidazole-4-carboxamide isomerase → MYVIPSIDISQGKAVKRVRGVKGTGIIIGDPIKVAEEIYSLGYDAVHIVDLDAAENSGNNEDKIASIARIGFKRIEVGGGIRSIEKANRILSLGITEIVVSSILFTNKEEFDKMSELLGDRLFFSIDYCGGKTLIKGWREEAKSVDETISLLKNYDIKGVIFTYVCNEGTKKGIDENISIYSSRVNKLKGYAGGVNNINDLLKLKESKIDFTIVGMSFYSGNLKGVKYV, encoded by the coding sequence ATGTATGTAATACCCAGCATAGATATAAGTCAAGGAAAAGCTGTAAAAAGAGTAAGAGGAGTTAAAGGAACCGGAATCATAATAGGAGACCCAATAAAAGTTGCTGAGGAAATTTACTCTTTAGGTTATGATGCAGTCCATATTGTTGATCTTGACGCCGCAGAAAACTCAGGGAACAACGAGGATAAAATAGCTAGTATTGCAAGAATAGGTTTTAAAAGAATTGAAGTAGGTGGAGGTATAAGAAGTATTGAAAAGGCAAACAGAATATTATCACTAGGCATTACTGAAATTGTTGTTTCATCAATACTTTTCACGAATAAGGAAGAATTTGATAAAATGAGTGAATTACTAGGAGATAGACTATTTTTCTCAATAGACTATTGCGGAGGAAAAACCCTAATTAAAGGATGGAGAGAAGAGGCAAAAAGCGTAGACGAAACAATTTCTTTACTGAAAAATTATGATATTAAAGGAGTAATTTTTACTTATGTATGCAATGAAGGAACGAAGAAAGGAATTGACGAGAATATTTCAATATACTCTAGTAGAGTGAATAAACTTAAGGGATATGCGGGGGGTGTAAATAACATTAATGATCTTCTCAAGCTAAAGGAGAGTAAGATTGATTTTACAATAGTAGGAATGTCTTTTTACTCAGGAAATTTAAAGGGTGTGAAGTATGTCTAG